From the Arvicola amphibius chromosome 2, mArvAmp1.2, whole genome shotgun sequence genome, one window contains:
- the LOC119806576 gene encoding proline-rich proteoglycan 2-like: protein MLVVLLTAALLALSSVQRANAEEEQKSQVNSQQPQNDDESDEPEDGEEDSGEENPPEKPPHHPRPPKPGKPHGPPQEGDEEKPRPPKPEKPEGPPQEGGEEKPRPPKPEKPEKPEAPPEEPEEGGDE, encoded by the exons ATGCTGGTGGTCCTGCTCACAGCGGCCTTGTTGGCTCTGAGCTCAGTTCAGAGAGCAAATGCAG AGGAAGAGCAAAAAAGCCAGGTCAATAGTCAACAGCCTCAGAATGATGACGAAAGTGATGAACCTGAAGATGGTGAGGAAGACAGTGGAGAAGAAAACCCACCAGAGAAACCACCACATCATCCTCGCCCTCCTAAACCTGGAAAACCACATGGCCCACCCCaggagggagatgaggagaaaCCTCGCCCACCTAAACCTGAAAAGCCAGAAGGCCCACCCCAAGAGGGAGGTGAGGAGAAACCTCGCCCTCCTAAAccagaaaaaccagaaaaaccagAAGCCCCACCTGAGGAGCCTGAGGAGGGTGGTGATGAATAG